A genomic stretch from Chelmon rostratus isolate fCheRos1 chromosome 14, fCheRos1.pri, whole genome shotgun sequence includes:
- the ammecr1 gene encoding AMME syndrome candidate gene 1 protein translates to MGRKRCVGADCSKMAAGCCGVKKQKLSGSPGSGGPGGVGAGSGVAGTGHCGSELGIGSSATVAATANVSRANGLGGPGGNVSGSSSSSGSSGTNALSPAPAGYTSSGLSPNLSSGPGSGSGGRKMVVSAEMCCFCFDVLYCHLYGYQPPRTPRFTNDPYPLFVTWKIGRDKRLRGCIGTFSAMNLHSGLREYTLTSALKDSRFPPMTRDELPRLFCSVSLLTNFEDVGDYLDWEVGVHGIRIEFFNEKGSKRTATYLPEVAKEQGWDHIQTIDSLLRKGGYKAPITNDFRKTIKLTRYRSEKMTMGYAEYIAHRQHHHYQNGIGHPLPPYNHYS, encoded by the exons ATGGGTCGGAAGCGGTGTGTCGGTGCAGATTGTTCCAAGATGGCGGCCGGGTGCTGCGGGGTGAAGAAGCAGAAACTGTCGGGATCGCCCGGGTCGGGGGGTCCCGGCGGGGTGGGGGCGGGAAGCGGGGTGGCAGGAACCGGACATTGTGGCTCGGAGTTGGGGATTGGCTCCTCCGCGACCGTTGCAGCaacggctaacgttagcagaGCCAACGGCCTGGGGGGACCCGGGGGTAACGTTAGcggcagcagtagtagtagtggtagcaGCGGCACAAACGCTCTGTCCCCAGCCCCGGCCGGTTACACTTCATCCGGCCTCTCCCCGAATCTCAGCTCGGGACCCGGCTCGGGAAGTGGAGGCAGAAAAATGGTGGTCTCAGCGGagatgtgctgcttttgttttgacgTGCTTTATTGCCATCTGTATGGATACCAACCTCCGAGAACACCCAGGTTTACAAATGATCCCTA CCCGCTGTTTGTCACATGGAAAATAGGCAGAGACAAGCGGTTGAGGGGTTGTATAGGTACATTTTCTGCCATGAATCTGCACTCAGGACTCAGGGAGTACACCCTTACCAG TGCCCTTAAAGACAGCCGCTTCCCCCCTATGACAAGGGATGAGCTGCCTCGCCTCTTCTGCTCAGTGTCTCTTCTCACCAACTTTGAAGACGTCGGTGATTACCTTGACTGGGAG GTGGGTGTTCACGGTATTAGGATAGagtttttcaatgaaaaagGATCAAAGCGCACCGCCACCTACCTACCAGAGGTTGCAAAGGAGCAAG GTTGGGACCACATTCAAACCATAGATTCCTTACTACGAAAGGGAGGTTACAAAGCTCCCATCACAAATGACTTCAGGAAGACCATTAAGTTAACCAG GTACCGTAGCGAGAAGATGACAATGGGTTATGCAGAGTACATCGCCCACCGCCAGCACCATCACTACCAGAATGGCATTGGGCACCCTCTACCACCCTACAACCATTATTCCTGA